One Streptomyces sp. NBC_00554 DNA segment encodes these proteins:
- a CDS encoding LuxR C-terminal-related transcriptional regulator: MAGLAENGQEAATPGADPRGDPFLRTRFAIPTPPATFLRRERLVSHLDQALLTPLTVVNGAAGAGKTLLVADWTAARDTSVAWLTTEADQGCGTFWAYLLQALRVSGVPLPAEVGFPADASRVDHALLARLAAALSDRDAPAIVVLDAYDRVTDPEIAEQLEFVLHHSGRGMRLILVTRTEPLLPLHRYRAAGDMTEIRDAELAFTLDEAAVLLESHGLRLPVPAARTLVERTRGWAVGLRLCALAARESPDPERYLKEFEAEDTTVADFLLAEVLERQSPETQDLLLRVSVLERFCPELANALTERTDAVSILAALHRENAFVEHLGHASYRLHPLFGEILRAHLRARSPGLEPELHRRAAVWLRDSGSLAETLGHGAAAGDWEFTAGALVDDLAIGQLFTGLRRDDLAELFSRMGPEATSPATELVHAARELSGCDLDRGLTHLQHAQQSLAGQQMPAGDGSTGLAAAQLSCALLEALAARLTGSPDRAEMAAEAAERLQERIPTRLLEEHPELTALLMTHLGSTRLWAGRFDGARAALTTAAGSSGGASTALPRGESLGHLALIDYLNGWLGRAERKALAALHTAERFSLPRASGSGLGLLVLAAVAVDRNELGEAQDLLDEAADPHREMRDPVTEAGRSIATSGLLSAKGHTQAALAATEQAVTADVVSPWAVGHTALVASAVHLAEGRPETAAELLQAVPDGQVACVVGAARAQLAAGRPAEAIDLLDGLHPEGRLGPAVTVRASLVRARAADEAGDFAASRRLVVQALHEARRERLRRPFIEAGPWIRPLLCLVPMRGLAAGWLTPGPTPRGGPHPPKDQPPAPVVEELTGRERDVLQRLAQMMSTDEIAADLYVSVNTVKTHLKSVYRKLAVNRRHDAVLRGRELGLL; encoded by the coding sequence ATGGCTGGGTTGGCGGAGAACGGTCAGGAAGCGGCCACGCCGGGCGCCGATCCCAGGGGAGACCCGTTTCTGCGGACGCGGTTCGCGATACCGACGCCCCCTGCGACGTTCCTGCGGCGGGAGCGGTTGGTCAGCCACCTCGACCAGGCACTTCTGACACCGCTGACCGTGGTCAATGGAGCCGCGGGGGCGGGCAAGACCCTGCTGGTCGCCGACTGGACCGCGGCACGGGACACGTCCGTCGCCTGGCTCACCACCGAAGCGGACCAGGGGTGCGGAACGTTCTGGGCGTATCTGCTCCAGGCCCTGCGCGTCTCCGGTGTGCCGCTGCCCGCCGAGGTCGGGTTCCCCGCGGACGCGAGCCGTGTGGACCACGCGCTGTTGGCGCGGCTCGCCGCCGCACTGAGCGATCGGGACGCGCCCGCGATCGTGGTGCTCGACGCGTACGACCGGGTGACCGACCCGGAGATCGCGGAGCAGCTGGAGTTCGTCCTGCACCACTCGGGACGGGGCATGCGCCTGATTCTCGTCACCCGCACCGAACCGCTGCTGCCGCTGCACCGTTACCGAGCGGCCGGCGACATGACGGAGATCAGGGACGCCGAGCTGGCCTTCACCCTCGACGAAGCGGCCGTACTGCTGGAGTCGCACGGGCTGCGCCTTCCCGTGCCCGCTGCGCGCACGCTCGTGGAGCGCACCCGGGGATGGGCCGTCGGACTGCGGCTGTGCGCCCTGGCCGCGCGGGAGAGCCCGGATCCCGAGAGGTATCTGAAGGAGTTCGAGGCCGAAGACACCACGGTCGCCGACTTCCTGCTCGCGGAGGTGCTCGAGCGGCAGAGCCCCGAGACGCAGGACCTCCTCCTGCGGGTCAGCGTCCTCGAGCGCTTCTGTCCCGAGCTGGCCAACGCGCTGACGGAGAGAACCGATGCGGTGTCCATCCTGGCCGCGCTGCACCGCGAGAACGCGTTCGTCGAGCACCTCGGGCACGCCTCGTACCGCCTCCACCCGCTGTTCGGGGAGATCCTCCGTGCCCATCTGCGGGCGCGGTCTCCCGGCCTCGAGCCCGAACTCCACCGGCGGGCCGCGGTCTGGCTGCGGGACTCCGGATCCCTCGCGGAGACACTCGGTCACGGTGCGGCCGCGGGCGACTGGGAGTTCACGGCCGGTGCCCTCGTCGACGATCTCGCCATCGGCCAGCTCTTCACCGGCCTGCGCCGCGACGACCTGGCCGAACTGTTCTCGCGGATGGGGCCCGAGGCCACCAGCCCCGCCACGGAACTGGTCCACGCGGCCCGTGAACTGTCCGGGTGCGACCTCGACCGGGGCCTGACCCACCTGCAGCACGCCCAGCAGAGTCTTGCGGGGCAGCAGATGCCGGCCGGGGACGGCTCGACCGGCCTCGCGGCGGCCCAGCTGAGCTGCGCCCTCCTGGAAGCCCTGGCGGCCCGGCTGACCGGTTCGCCGGACAGGGCGGAAATGGCGGCGGAGGCGGCCGAGAGACTCCAGGAGCGGATACCCACCCGCCTCCTTGAAGAGCATCCCGAACTCACCGCTCTCCTGATGACCCATCTCGGCTCGACGCGGCTGTGGGCCGGGCGCTTCGACGGCGCACGTGCCGCTCTCACCACGGCGGCGGGCTCCTCCGGGGGAGCGTCGACGGCCCTTCCGCGCGGGGAGTCCCTGGGGCATCTGGCCTTGATCGACTACTTGAACGGCTGGCTCGGCAGGGCGGAACGCAAGGCCCTGGCGGCGCTGCACACGGCGGAGCGGTTCAGTCTGCCTCGGGCGTCCGGCTCCGGCCTCGGCCTACTGGTCCTGGCCGCCGTCGCGGTCGACCGGAACGAACTGGGTGAGGCTCAGGACCTCCTCGACGAGGCCGCCGACCCGCACCGCGAGATGCGGGACCCGGTGACGGAAGCGGGGCGGTCCATCGCCACCTCCGGTCTGCTGTCTGCGAAGGGTCACACGCAAGCCGCGCTCGCAGCGACGGAACAGGCGGTCACCGCCGACGTGGTCTCCCCCTGGGCGGTGGGACACACCGCGCTGGTCGCCTCCGCCGTACACCTGGCGGAAGGCAGGCCGGAGACTGCCGCCGAGCTGCTGCAGGCGGTGCCCGACGGCCAGGTGGCGTGCGTCGTGGGGGCCGCGCGGGCTCAGCTCGCCGCGGGCAGGCCCGCCGAGGCGATCGACCTGCTCGACGGCTTGCACCCCGAGGGCCGCCTCGGCCCCGCGGTGACCGTCCGGGCCTCGCTGGTGAGGGCGCGTGCCGCCGACGAGGCGGGGGACTTCGCCGCCTCGCGCAGGCTCGTCGTCCAGGCCCTCCACGAGGCCCGGCGTGAGCGGCTGCGGCGTCCCTTCATCGAAGCCGGGCCGTGGATCCGGCCTCTGCTGTGCCTCGTACCGATGCGCGGTCTTGCCGCGGGCTGGCTCACGCCTGGTCCGACACCGCGCGGCGGTCCGCACCCGCCCAAGGACCAGCCTCCCGCGCCTGTCGTGGAGGAGCTGACCGGACGCGAGCGCGATGTGCTGCAACGGCTGGCCCAGATGATGTCGACGGACGAGATCGCCGCCGATCTGTATGTCTCGGTGAACACGGTCAAGACCCACCTCAAGAGCGTCTACCGGAAGCTGGCGGTCAATCGGCGTCACGATGCGGTGCTCCGCGGGCGCGAGCTGGGGCTGCTGTGA
- a CDS encoding MFS transporter: MTHWRALIVLGTAQFLMVLDTSVMSVSISQLVEDFDTEVTAIQAVITLYALVMAAFMIIGGRLGDIFGRRRLFFVGLAVYGTGSALTAVAPTLWVLTLGWSVIEGLGAAMVLPAMAALVAESYRGRDRAVAYGVIGGLAGAGIAVGPLLGGWMTTYLTWRLVFAGEVVVVIAVLCCHRVITESPRTGPHPRLDGVGAALSATGLALGVLGVLQSGTWGWVQPRNPPFTVLGFAPTLFVIGAGVAVLALFVHWERRRDARGDEPLIHLPLLHKPALRSGLMSLLSQNLILLGLFFAIPLYLQVVQGFDAFQTGLRLLPVSVTMLAASMCAARLARVAGPRTVVRLALVTLAGAIVWLLATIDPVIDDAQFAGAMALLGVGMGLLASQLGNVVQSSVSEDERSEAGGLQFTAQNLGSALGTALIGSLLIGALAQAFTTQVEDHPGLSEEARQQTGVALEAGITFVPTDEVRSAAEQAGLPPSEVDALADSYASAQLDGLKAAILATGGITLASFLVTSHLPNRRAGRPKGSDTGAPADTIGSAG, translated from the coding sequence GTGACGCACTGGCGGGCGCTGATCGTCCTGGGTACCGCCCAGTTCCTGATGGTTCTCGACACATCTGTCATGAGTGTGTCGATCAGCCAGCTGGTCGAGGACTTCGACACCGAGGTCACCGCCATCCAGGCGGTCATCACGCTGTACGCGCTGGTCATGGCAGCGTTCATGATCATCGGCGGCAGGCTCGGAGACATCTTCGGGCGCCGCCGCCTCTTCTTCGTGGGCCTCGCCGTCTATGGCACGGGGTCGGCGCTGACCGCCGTGGCTCCCACCCTCTGGGTTCTCACGCTGGGCTGGTCGGTCATCGAAGGACTCGGTGCCGCGATGGTGCTGCCGGCCATGGCGGCCCTCGTGGCCGAGTCCTACCGCGGGCGGGACCGGGCCGTCGCCTACGGCGTCATCGGCGGTCTCGCCGGGGCCGGGATCGCGGTCGGCCCGCTGCTGGGCGGCTGGATGACGACGTACCTCACCTGGCGGCTGGTGTTCGCCGGTGAGGTCGTGGTCGTCATCGCCGTCCTGTGCTGCCACCGGGTGATCACGGAATCACCGCGGACCGGTCCGCACCCCCGGCTGGACGGCGTCGGCGCCGCGCTCTCGGCGACGGGACTGGCGCTGGGCGTGCTCGGTGTGCTGCAGAGCGGCACCTGGGGATGGGTGCAGCCCCGCAACCCGCCCTTCACCGTTCTGGGCTTCGCGCCGACGCTGTTCGTCATCGGCGCCGGGGTGGCCGTACTGGCCCTCTTCGTGCACTGGGAGAGGCGGCGGGACGCCCGCGGCGACGAGCCCCTGATCCATCTGCCACTGCTGCACAAGCCCGCGCTGCGCTCCGGCCTGATGTCACTGCTGAGCCAGAACCTCATCCTGCTGGGACTGTTCTTCGCCATCCCGCTGTACTTGCAGGTGGTGCAGGGTTTCGACGCGTTCCAGACCGGTCTGCGCCTGCTCCCGGTGTCCGTGACCATGCTCGCGGCCTCCATGTGCGCCGCCCGGCTGGCACGAGTGGCCGGACCGCGCACGGTGGTCCGACTGGCTCTGGTGACCCTGGCCGGGGCCATCGTGTGGCTGCTGGCCACCATCGACCCGGTCATCGACGATGCACAGTTCGCCGGCGCCATGGCACTGCTGGGCGTCGGCATGGGCCTGCTCGCCTCGCAGCTGGGCAACGTCGTCCAGTCCAGTGTGAGTGAGGACGAACGCAGCGAGGCCGGCGGGCTGCAGTTCACAGCCCAGAACCTTGGCTCCGCACTGGGCACCGCGCTCATCGGCTCGCTGCTCATCGGTGCTCTCGCCCAGGCCTTCACCACGCAGGTGGAGGACCACCCGGGGCTGTCGGAGGAAGCCCGTCAGCAGACCGGTGTCGCCCTCGAAGCAGGGATCACTTTCGTGCCGACAGATGAGGTGCGCTCGGCGGCCGAACAGGCCGGGCTGCCGCCGTCCGAGGTCGACGCCCTCGCGGACTCCTACGCGTCGGCGCAGCTCGACGGTCTGAAGGCGGCGATCCTTGCCACCGGCGGAATCACACTCGCCAGTTTCCTGGTCACTTCGCATCTGCCGAACCGCCGGGCCGGCCGTCCGAAGGGTTCAGACACCGGCGCACCGGCCGACACGATCGGCTCGGCCGGCTGA
- a CDS encoding DUF2252 domain-containing protein, with protein sequence MTIPSAFTASLSPAERTAYGRSARKRASRSCHGWFEADEKRPDPVEVIGSQSDSRVPELVPIRYGRMLEAPFRFYRGAASIMAMDLGPTPNTGLTVQLCGDAHLLNFRLLASPERHLVFDINDFDETLAGPFEWDVKRLAASFAIAGRANGFSVKEQNDVVRTCVGTYRERIREFAGMRTLDIWYAQDDADRLRALMASSMDKESRHRTAEATSRARTRTHLQAFAKLTRVTSEGRRIAPDPPLITPLRDLLTDSSEDAEEKELKTIVAGYARTLSSERRHLLRHYRLVDMARKVVGVGSVGTRCWVLLLLGRDDGDPLLLQAKEAEESVLAAHTGGEPYDNQGRRVVAGQRLIQTTSDIFLGWTHVIGLDGRGRDFYVRQLRDWKGIARPDTMDPGLLSLFAQVCGACLARAHARSGDPVAIGAYLGGSDRFDRALIEFAQAYADQNERDFEALGAAARSGRIHAESL encoded by the coding sequence ATGACCATTCCGAGCGCATTCACAGCTTCCCTGTCCCCGGCCGAGAGAACGGCGTACGGCAGGAGCGCACGCAAACGGGCCTCGCGTTCGTGTCACGGCTGGTTCGAGGCAGACGAGAAAAGGCCCGACCCGGTCGAGGTGATAGGGAGTCAGTCCGACTCGCGGGTGCCGGAGTTGGTGCCGATCCGCTACGGCCGCATGCTGGAGGCCCCGTTCCGCTTCTACCGTGGTGCGGCCTCGATCATGGCCATGGACCTCGGTCCCACCCCGAACACGGGCCTGACGGTGCAGCTGTGCGGAGACGCTCACCTGCTCAACTTCCGGCTGCTGGCCTCGCCCGAGCGTCATCTGGTCTTCGACATCAACGACTTCGACGAGACCCTGGCCGGGCCGTTCGAATGGGACGTCAAACGGCTGGCGGCCAGCTTCGCGATCGCGGGCAGGGCCAACGGGTTCTCGGTCAAGGAGCAGAACGACGTCGTGCGGACATGCGTAGGGACCTACCGGGAGCGGATACGGGAGTTCGCCGGCATGCGCACCCTGGACATCTGGTACGCACAGGACGACGCCGACCGTCTGCGGGCACTGATGGCCTCGTCGATGGACAAGGAGTCCAGGCACCGCACGGCCGAGGCGACGTCGCGAGCCCGTACACGCACGCACCTCCAGGCCTTCGCGAAGCTCACCCGGGTCACGTCCGAGGGTCGGCGCATCGCACCGGACCCACCGCTGATCACTCCGCTCCGGGACCTGCTCACGGACTCCTCCGAGGACGCGGAGGAGAAGGAGCTCAAGACCATTGTGGCCGGGTACGCGCGGACCCTGTCGTCGGAGCGCCGGCATCTGCTGCGCCACTACCGCCTGGTCGACATGGCCCGGAAGGTGGTGGGCGTCGGCAGTGTCGGCACCCGCTGCTGGGTCCTGCTCCTGCTCGGCAGGGACGACGGCGACCCCCTGCTGCTGCAGGCCAAGGAGGCAGAGGAGTCGGTCCTCGCCGCCCACACGGGCGGCGAACCGTACGACAACCAGGGCCGGCGCGTGGTGGCGGGACAGCGGCTGATCCAGACGACCAGCGACATCTTCCTGGGCTGGACCCATGTCATCGGCCTCGACGGACGCGGTCGGGACTTCTACGTCCGACAGTTGCGGGACTGGAAGGGCATCGCGCGGCCGGACACCATGGACCCCGGCCTGCTGAGCCTGTTCGCGCAAGTGTGCGGAGCCTGTCTCGCGCGGGCACACGCCCGCTCCGGCGACCCCGTCGCCATCGGCGCCTACCTGGGCGGGAGCGACCGCTTCGACCGCGCGCTCATCGAATTCGCCCAGGCCTACGCCGATCAGAACGAGCGGGACTTCGAGGCGTTGGGCGCCGCCGCCCGCTCCGGCAGGATCCACGCGGAGAGCCTCTGA
- a CDS encoding HdeD family acid-resistance protein, which translates to MTVSRGPAPSTGPEHMPGGAAPAPAADPADVLAGLGRSWQWILGSAIATLVPGILVLVWPDETLHVLAVLIGLYLLVTGAFRFVAAFARDESGERLPGLLLAVLFVLAGVLCLRNPLQTIAALSLIVGIVWLVSGILTLFTAIAAKDLPHRGFVIGGAVIAILAGIVVLALPTESARALTRLLGLWLVLLGLVEVALAFAWRAALRRSGVAEPHGSDETV; encoded by the coding sequence ATGACCGTGTCGCGTGGTCCGGCGCCCAGTACCGGACCGGAACACATGCCCGGCGGGGCGGCCCCCGCACCGGCCGCCGACCCTGCGGACGTGCTTGCCGGACTCGGGCGCTCCTGGCAGTGGATCCTGGGTTCCGCGATCGCCACGCTCGTGCCGGGCATCCTTGTCCTGGTCTGGCCGGACGAGACCCTGCACGTTCTGGCGGTCCTCATCGGCCTGTACCTGCTCGTGACCGGGGCTTTCCGGTTCGTGGCGGCCTTCGCCAGGGACGAGAGCGGGGAACGGCTGCCCGGTCTGCTCCTCGCGGTGCTGTTCGTGCTGGCCGGGGTGCTGTGCCTGAGGAACCCGCTGCAGACCATCGCCGCGCTCTCGCTGATCGTCGGGATCGTCTGGTTGGTGTCCGGCATCCTCACCCTTTTCACGGCCATCGCCGCCAAGGACCTGCCTCACCGCGGCTTCGTCATCGGCGGCGCGGTGATCGCCATCCTGGCGGGCATCGTGGTGCTGGCCCTGCCGACCGAGTCGGCCCGGGCCCTGACCAGGCTGCTCGGCCTCTGGCTCGTTCTGCTCGGCCTGGTCGAGGTGGCCCTCGCGTTCGCATGGCGAGCGGCACTCCGCAGGTCCGGTGTCGCGGAACCGCACGGATCCGACGAGACGGTCTGA
- a CDS encoding SHOCT domain-containing protein, whose product MSGQMYLAYDYPLLSVFWSMLWFFLWIMWFVLLFRIVVDIFRDDAMSGWAKAGWLVFVIVLPFLGILIYVIARGKNMGRREVAQARAQQQAFDSYVRETAKGGDGRPSSADELAKLSEIRARGDITDEEFRRAKELVLSDHGPAQRAGAGASSASGH is encoded by the coding sequence ATGAGTGGGCAGATGTACCTCGCGTACGACTATCCGCTGCTGAGCGTCTTCTGGTCCATGCTGTGGTTCTTCCTGTGGATCATGTGGTTCGTTCTGCTCTTCCGGATCGTCGTCGACATCTTCCGGGACGACGCCATGAGCGGCTGGGCCAAGGCGGGCTGGCTGGTGTTCGTCATCGTCCTGCCCTTCCTGGGCATCCTCATCTACGTGATCGCCCGCGGCAAGAACATGGGCCGCCGGGAGGTGGCGCAGGCTCGCGCGCAGCAGCAGGCCTTCGACAGCTACGTCCGGGAGACCGCCAAGGGCGGCGACGGCAGGCCCAGCAGTGCCGACGAACTCGCCAAGCTGTCCGAGATCCGCGCCCGCGGCGACATCACGGACGAGGAGTTCCGCAGGGCGAAGGAGCTGGTCCTCAGCGACCACGGCCCGGCGCAACGCGCGGGTGCCGGCGCCTCCTCCGCCTCCGGTCACTGA
- a CDS encoding diacylglycerol kinase family protein, with amino-acid sequence MERHSTDAERPGGRSASAVVEGRAGWARLALLALVASVLVPLVAAGLRSVLWALVGIAGLALTAVGVWWTLAHTGVVRLAGVGLCVSAPVAVLALYAASGMLVPALLALALCILATAAARVASAPGHLPSVREREPAEAPRHPWILMNPRSGGGKVGRFDLVDKARAAGARVVLLGPGGQGPAELARQAVAEGADLLAVAGGDGTQALVAEVAARHDLPFLVIPAGTRNHFALDLGLDRDDPAAALDALASGVELRVDLGFAADRVFVNNASFGTYAAVVGEPAYREGKAHTILRTLPGLLTDPDAPRLRLRAGDVRADGLQALLVSNNPYLRAVDSSRPGRRERLDSGLLGVLCVRVDNTAQAAGMVRGSRSASLLRLTAQEAVVEADTDTVPAGIDGEHVLLPAPVVCRIAPGALRIRVPRDRPGTPPSRPGVDWPRVTRLALGLPAAGRRRTRPTA; translated from the coding sequence GTGGAACGACACAGCACCGATGCGGAGCGGCCGGGGGGCCGCTCCGCATCGGCCGTGGTCGAGGGCCGTGCCGGATGGGCGCGTCTGGCACTGCTCGCCCTGGTGGCGAGCGTGCTGGTTCCCCTCGTGGCCGCCGGTCTGCGAAGCGTCCTCTGGGCGCTGGTCGGCATCGCCGGACTGGCTCTCACCGCTGTCGGAGTCTGGTGGACCCTGGCCCACACCGGCGTGGTGCGGCTGGCCGGAGTGGGCCTGTGTGTGAGCGCGCCGGTCGCGGTCCTGGCGTTGTACGCGGCGTCCGGCATGCTGGTGCCGGCCCTTCTTGCCCTGGCCCTCTGCATCCTGGCCACGGCGGCGGCCCGGGTCGCCAGCGCACCGGGGCACCTCCCCTCCGTACGTGAGCGCGAGCCCGCCGAGGCGCCGCGCCACCCCTGGATTCTGATGAATCCGCGCTCCGGTGGCGGCAAGGTGGGGCGTTTCGATCTGGTCGACAAGGCGCGGGCAGCGGGTGCCCGCGTCGTCCTGCTCGGTCCCGGCGGTCAGGGCCCGGCCGAGCTGGCCCGGCAGGCAGTGGCCGAGGGGGCCGACCTGCTGGCGGTGGCGGGCGGAGACGGCACCCAGGCTCTGGTGGCCGAGGTGGCGGCGCGGCACGACCTGCCCTTCCTGGTGATTCCCGCGGGCACCCGCAACCACTTCGCCCTCGACCTCGGCCTCGATCGCGACGATCCGGCCGCGGCCCTGGACGCCCTCGCGAGCGGCGTCGAACTCCGCGTCGACCTCGGGTTCGCCGCCGACCGGGTGTTCGTCAACAACGCCTCCTTCGGAACGTACGCGGCCGTTGTCGGCGAGCCCGCCTACCGTGAAGGGAAGGCGCATACGATCCTGCGGACGCTGCCCGGACTCCTCACCGACCCGGACGCGCCGAGGCTGCGGCTGCGGGCCGGCGATGTCCGCGCCGACGGACTGCAGGCGCTGCTCGTCAGCAACAACCCCTACCTGCGGGCCGTCGACTCGAGCCGTCCGGGGCGCAGGGAGCGGCTGGACTCCGGGCTGCTCGGGGTGCTGTGCGTGCGGGTCGACAACACGGCGCAGGCGGCGGGGATGGTGCGCGGCAGCCGTTCCGCGAGCCTCCTGCGGCTCACTGCGCAGGAGGCCGTCGTAGAAGCGGACACGGACACCGTCCCGGCCGGCATCGACGGGGAACACGTTCTGCTCCCCGCACCGGTGGTCTGCCGGATCGCTCCCGGGGCCTTGCGGATCCGCGTGCCGCGCGACCGCCCGGGTACCCCACCGAGCAGGCCGGGGGTCGACTGGCCGCGTGTCACGCGGCTCGCGCTGGGCCTGCCGGCCGCGGGCAGGAGACGGACTCGGCCGACCGCCTGA
- a CDS encoding PadR family transcriptional regulator: MRSHGQEFGYERGQGQGGSGHRGRGGFEGRRGAFGPFGPGGPGGPGFGGPGFGPGPWGGRGGRGGPRGRARRGDVRASILALLKDRPMHGYEMIQEIAERSGGAWKPSPGSVYPTLQLLEDEGLITSAAEGGKKLFSLTEAGRTAADEGPDAPWEEAGRGVDWETLHEIRQAGFGLMEAFGQVWKTGSKDQRDKALAVINETRKKLYLILADED, encoded by the coding sequence ATGCGTTCCCATGGACAGGAATTCGGATACGAGCGTGGACAGGGACAAGGCGGGTCCGGCCATCGAGGTCGGGGCGGCTTCGAGGGGCGGCGCGGGGCTTTCGGGCCCTTCGGACCGGGTGGTCCCGGTGGCCCCGGCTTCGGTGGACCGGGCTTCGGCCCTGGCCCCTGGGGTGGACGTGGCGGTCGGGGCGGACCGAGGGGGAGGGCGCGGCGCGGTGACGTGCGCGCGTCGATCCTGGCTCTGCTCAAGGACCGGCCCATGCATGGTTACGAGATGATCCAGGAGATCGCCGAGCGCAGCGGCGGGGCATGGAAGCCCAGCCCGGGTTCGGTGTATCCGACCCTTCAGCTGCTGGAGGACGAGGGCCTGATCACCAGTGCGGCCGAGGGTGGCAAGAAGCTGTTCTCGCTGACCGAGGCCGGCCGCACCGCGGCCGACGAGGGTCCCGACGCGCCTTGGGAAGAGGCCGGGCGCGGGGTCGACTGGGAGACGCTGCACGAGATCCGGCAGGCCGGCTTCGGCCTCATGGAGGCTTTCGGCCAGGTCTGGAAGACCGGCAGCAAGGACCAGCGCGACAAGGCGCTGGCGGTCATCAACGAAACCCGTAAGAAGCTGTACCTGATCCTCGCTGACGAGGACTGA